The Hippocampus zosterae strain Florida chromosome 20, ASM2543408v3, whole genome shotgun sequence genome contains a region encoding:
- the oplah gene encoding 5-oxoprolinase, whose amino-acid sequence MAHTEGKFDFAIDRGGTFTDVFARLPDGRERVLKLLSRDPQNYNDAPTEGIRRVLEEETGRAFPRDQPVDTSRIGWIRMGTTVATNALLERQGERTALLVTKGFKDLLHIGTQARPKLFDLEVSVPEVLYEEVIEVDERVVLKQDGCLLPRMDRKRVVTGSTGDSLEVWQEVDLERVEKDLKGVLSRRITSVAVLLLHSYTWSDHEKAVGALARRLGFTQVSLSSEVMPMVRAVPRGYTVCADAYLTPKIREYLKGFTSGFKGALKDVDVLFMQSDGGLTPMQQFCGSRAVLSGPAGGVVGYAVTSCSQMEKRPVIGFDMGGTSTDVSRYAGQFEHVFEATTAGVTLQAPQLDINTVAAGGGSRLFFRSGMFVVGPESAGAHPGPACYRKGGPLTVTDANLALGRLLPSFFPKIFGPGENEPLSLEETMTHFRRLTEEINHFLSSNQSQASANGTNPSNNGTLPKSQSEMTLEDVAMGFVRVANEAMCRPIRALTQAKGHDTSQHVLACFGGAGGQHACAIARALGMKTVFIHKYSGVLSAYGLALADVVEEVQEPCSLRYEGSSFGELDRRVDLLSKRCHDALCARGFNGGQITTEVFLHLRYEGTDCALMVTATGYPRSEQTCQAGDFRGAFTQRYLKEFGFTIPERPIMVDDIRVRGCGKSGIKLTYKPKKGRGQAKPVTMTKCYFENGYHDTAVYLWEELFCGQAILGPAIIIDKNSTILVEPRCEACLTESGDVCVTVGSDPHCAVGTELNTVQLSIFSHRFMSIAEQMGRVLQRTSISTNIKERLDFSCAVFGPDGGLVSNAPHIPVHLGAMQETVQYQILSLGDKLKEGDVILSNHPCAGGSHLPDLTVITPVFQKGVSGPVFFVASRGHHADIGGITPGSMPPHSTSLQQEGAVFISFKLVTGGVFQEEAVTEALMAPARYPESSGTRNLHDNLSDLRAQVAANRRGSQLVGELIDCYGLAVVQAYMAYIQSNAELAVKDMLRDFARRRRQQTGSLEVESEDFMDDGTPIRLRVQINEDEGTAVFDFTGTGTEVWGNCNAPRAITLSALIYCLRCMVGQDIPLNQGCLAPITVVIPPGSILQPSENAAVVGGNVLTSQRVVDVIFKAFEVCAASQGCMNNVSFGSDKVGYYETVAGGAGAGPSWNGRSGVHSHMTNTRITDPEILEKRYPVILEQFSLRPASGGAGKYRGGDGVIRKLLFRDKVVLSVLSERRATRPYGLEGGEAGAAGLNLLHRADGRVLNLGAKTSVGLQPGDMFCLYTPGGGGYGKVEEANRKLQTKRRRLNETFPERGSVFEYRMAQEGV is encoded by the exons ATGGCCCACACTGAAGGGAAGTTTGACTTTGCCATCGACCGAGGAGGAACCTTCACAGACGTGTTCGCTCGCCTACCAGATGGCCGTGAGAGGGTCCTCAAACTGCTCTCCCGTGACCCTCAGAACTACAACGACGCCCCCACAGAGGGCATCCGCAGAGTCTTGGAGGAG GAAACGGGACGCGCCTTTCCTCGCGACCAGCCCGTCGACACGTCTCGTATCGGCTGGATCCGAATGGGCACAACGGTGGCCACCAACGCCCTACTGGAGAGGCAGGGGGAGAGGACGGCTCTCCTGGTCACTAAAGGCTTCAAAGACTTGCTGCACATTGGAACGCAGGCCAGGCCGAAGCTGTTCGACTTG GAGGTGTCAGTGCCTGAAGTTTTGTATGAGGAGGTTATCGAGGTGGATGAGCGCGTGGTCCTCAAGCAAGATGGCTGCCTGCTACCCAGGATGGATCGCAAGCGTGTCGTGACAG GAAGCACCGGCGATAGTCTGGAAGTATGGCAGGAGGTTGATCTGGAACGTGTGGAGAAGGACCTGAAAGGAGTTCTGTCCCGTAGAATCACCAGCGTGGCTGTGCTTCTGCTTCATTCCTACAC GTGGTCCGACCACGAGAAAGCCGTGGGCGCCCTGGCCCGTCGGCTGGGTTTCACGCAGGTCTCTCTGTCCTCCGAGGTCATGCCCATGGTCAGGGCGGTCCCCCGAGGTTACACCGTCTGCGCCGATGCCTATCTCACCCCCAAAATCCGGGAGTATCTTAAAGGCTTCACCTCTGGGTTTAAGGGGGCTCTGAAG GATGTGGACGTCCTGTTCATGCAGTCGGATGGCGGTCTGACTCCCATGCAGCAGTTCTGCGGTTCGCGCGCCGTCCTGTCCGGCCCAGCCGGCGGAGTCGTCGGTTACGCTGTCACTTCTTGCAGCCAGATGGAGAAGAGACCTGTGATTGGCTTTGATATGGGTG GCACATCTACCGACGTGAGTCGTTACGCGGGCCAATTTGAGCACGTCTTTGAGGCGACGACAGCCGGAGTCACCCTTCAAGCGCCTCAGCTCGACATCAACACCGTTGCGGCGGGCGGAGGCTCGCGACTCTTCTTCAG GTCAGGGATGTTTGTTGTTGGACCGGAGTCTGCCGGTGCGCATCCGGGACCGGCCTGCTATCGGAAAG GTGGTCCTCTGACTGTGACGGATGCTAACTTAGCTCTCGGCCGCCTCCTCCCTTCCTTCTTTCCCAAAATCTTTGGGCCCGGCGAGAACGAACCTCTATCCCTGGAAGAGACAATGACGCATTTCCGTCGTCTGACCGAAGAAATCAACCACTTCTTGTCCTCTAACCAATCACAA GCTAGCGCAAATGGCACAAACCCCTCAAACAATGGTACTTTACCCAAAAGCCAGTCTGAAATGACTTTGGAAGACGTGGCCATGGGATTCGTCCGCGTGGCAAATGAGGCCATGTGTCGGCCAATAAGAGCCCTGACGCAG GCAAAGGGCCATGACACATCACAGCACGTGTTGGCGTGTTTCGGGGGCGCCGGTGGCCAGCATGCCTGCGCGATCGCCCGAGCCCTTGGGATGAAGACCGTCTTCATACATAA GTACAGTGGCGTGCTGTCAGCCTACGGTCTGGCTCTAGCGGACGTTGTGGAGGAGGTCCAGGAGCCGTGCTCGCTGCGGTATGAAGGCAGCTCTTTCGGCGAGCTTGACCGTCGAGTTGATCTGCTCTCCAAGCGCTGCCACGACGCACTGTGCGCACGTGGCTTCAACGG TGGCCAGATAACCACTGAGGTTTTTCTCCACCTGCGCTACGAGGGCACAGACTGCGCTCTCATGGTGACCGCAACCGGCTACCCCCGCAGCGAACAGACTTGTCAAGCTGGCGACTTCCGCGGTGCCTTTACACAAAG GTACCTAAAGGAGTTTGGTTTCACCATCCCAGAGAGACCCATCATGGTAGATGACATCAGAGTGAGGGGCTGCGGCAAGTCGGGCATCAAATTGACGTACAAGCCAAAGAAGGGGCGTGGTCAGGCCAAACCTGTCACg ATGACCAAATGCTACTTCGAGAACGGTTACCATGACACTGCGGTGTATCTGTGGGAGGAACTTTTTTGTGGTCAAGCCATCCTGGGACCGGCCATTATCATTGACAAGAACAG CACCATCTTGGTGGAGCCTCGCTGTGAGGCCTGTTTGACAGAAAGTGGGGACGTGTGCGTGACAGTTGGCTCCGACCCCCACTGCGCGGTGGGCACGGAACTCAACACGGTGCAGCTTTCCATCTTCTCCCATCGCTTCATGAGCATAGCag AACAAATGGGCAGAGTTCTGCAAAGGACTTCCATCTCGACCAACATCAAGGAGCGTCTCGACTTCTCCTGTGCCGTATTTGGACCAGACGGCGGTCTGGTCTCAAACGCGCCCCACATTCCTGTCCATCTTGGCGCCATGCAGGAGACCGTCCAGTACCAG ATCTTATCTCTGGGGGATAAACTAAAAGAAGGAGATGTGATTCTGAGTAACCACCCGTGTGCCGGCGGCAGTCACCTTCCTGATCTCACAGTCATCACCCCA GTCTTTCAGAAAGGTGTAAGTGGGCCGGTGTTCTTTGTAGCCAGCAGGGGGCACCATGCCGACATAGGAGGCATCACTCCTGGCTCCATGCCCCCACACTCCACCTCCCTGCAGCAGGAGGGAGCCGTCTTCATTTCCTTCAAACTGGTAACAGGCGGAGTCTTCCAGGAAGAAG CGGTGACGGAGGCCCTGATGGCTCCGGCCCGATACCCGGAGTCGTCGGGAACTCGGAACCTCCACGACAACCTGTCGGATCTGCGCGCTCAGGTAGCAGCCAACCGGAGAGGCAGTCAGCTGGTGGGGGAGTTGATTGACTGCTACGGTCTGGCAGTAGTTCAAGCCTACATGGCCTACATCCAG AGCAATGCGGAGCTGGCGGTGAAGGACATGCTGAGAGATTTTGCGCGTCGTCGGCGACAACAGACCGGCTCCCTCGAGGTGGAGTCCGAGGATTTCATGGATGACGGCACCCCGATCCGCCTGCGGGTCCAGATTAACGAAGATGAG GGCACTGCCGTGTTTGACTTCACTGGGACGGGCACGGAGGTTTGGGGCAACTGCAATGCTCCACGTGCAATTACCCTCTCGGCACTCATCTACTGCCTGCGCTGCATGGTGGGACAGGACATCCCCCTCAATCAG GGCTGTCTTGCCCCGATCACAGTCGTCATCCCCCCGGGTTCCATCCTGCAGCCTTCAGAGAATGCCGCTGTGGTTGGTGGGAATGTGCTCACGTCGCAGAGAGTTGTGGACGTCATTTTCAAGGCATTTGAGGTCTGCGCCGCCTCCCAG GGTTGCATGAACAACGTTTCATTTGGCAGCGACAAAGTTGGCTATTATGAGACCGTCGCTGGTGGCGCCGGGGCGGGGCCAAGCTGGAATGGGAGGAGTGGCGTTCACAGTCACATGACCAACACCCGCATCACTGACCCAGAGATTCTGGAAAAGAG GTACCCTGTGATTTTGGAGCAGTTCTCTTTGCGACCTGCTTCAGGAGGTGCGGGGAAGTACCGTGGAGGAGACGGTGTGATTCGGAAGCTCTTATTCCGGGACAAAGTCGTCCTTTCTGTACTGAGCGAGAGGCGAGCCACGCGCCCCTATGGCCTTGAGG GGGGTGAAGCCGGTGCGGCGGGTCTGAACCTGCTTCACAGAGCTGATGGCAGAGTGCTCAACTTGGGTGCCAAGACTAGCGTCGGCCTTCAACCCGGG GACATGTTCTGCCTCTACACCCCTGGGGGAGGGGGCTATGGGAAAGTGGAGGAAGCAAATAGAAAACTACAGACAAAGCGCAGGCGCTTGAACGAGACTTTCCCCGAGCGAGGCAGCGTCTTTGAATACCGCATGGCACAAGAGGGAGTGTGA
- the foxh1 gene encoding forkhead box protein H1: MTKRWPGHDLMAPPALSQLGDHQLDLSWDPRQSCPPGHVARSSAVRHRSNQHPPPSSEEPAVAHPRGRVGGALMEKLSAPQPSCVNARDAEPELETVPRHAWSAERETTGARGGKKKNYQRYPKPPYSYLAMIAMVIQRSPEKKLTLAEILKEISTLFPFFKGNYKGWRDSVRHNLSSYDCFVKVLKDPNKPQGKGNFWAVELSCVPLELLKRQNTAVSRQDETIFAQDLAPYILQGHKPEFEPLPPPPPPGDPVTSLPPMRSGNLSPAQEDLFRPKLDSSFAIDSLLHSLRPTSGSGVVDVGMRDCWGEMERPQLSPPARPRYASSARSVSASSASPASTTSSSSEEDWKGASLHGKRLPTDGQAGSGGYEEYKAPIHKSARRDAIAAPWELPTSYAKYAPPNAVAPPSMRFNGGSLMPLHGGLPLYGYGSSPVAPGHFLSHTYWPILPNGRVSVQPPPPLIMDLDNMLQSVPPNKSVFDALLPPSQNTHHQPASHYALQNGSALNRYAPY, encoded by the exons ATGACAAAGCGCTGGCCGGGCCACGACCTGATGGCACCGCCCGCTCTCTCCCAACTCGGAGACCACCAGCTCGACTTGAGCTGGGACCCGCGGCAAAGTTGTCCGCCCGGCCACGTAGCGCGGAGCTCAGCGGTCCGGCACCGGAGCAACCAGCACCCGCCGCCGAGCTCGGAGGAGCCCGCAGTCGCGCACCCGCGGGGTCGCGTCGGCGGCGCATTGATGGAGAAACTCTCGGCACCGCAGCCGTCGTGCGTGAACGCTCGCGATGCCGAGCCCGAACTCGAAACTGTTCCCCGGCACGCGTGGAGCGCCGAGCGGGAGACGACCGGCGCAAGAGGTGGCAAGAAGAAGAATTATCAGCGCTACCCCAAACCACCGTATTCGTACCTGGCGATGATTGCCATGGTGATTCAACGCTCTCCGGAGAAGAAGTTAACTTTAGCGGAG ATCCTGAAGGAGATCAGCACCCTCTTCCCGTTCTTTAAGGGCAATTACAAAGGCTGGAGGGATTCTGTGCGACATAACCTTTCCTCATATGACTGTTTTGTTAAG GTGCTAAAAGATCCCAACAAGCCGCAGGGCAAAGGGAACTTCTGGGCCGTGGAGCTGAGCTGCGTTCCTTTGGAGCTCCTAAAGAGGCAGAACACAGCCGTGTCCCGCCAGGATGAGACCATCTTTGCGCAAGATCTGGCCCCTTACATCCTGCAGGGACACAAGCCAGAATTCgagccgctgccgccgccgcctcctcccggTGACCCCGTGACCAGCCTCCCTCCCATGCGATCCGGGAACCTCTCCCCAGCGCAAGAGGACTTGTTCCGACCCAAGCTGGACTCATCCTTCGCTATCGACTCTTTGCTCCACAGCCTCCGTCCCACTAGTGGCTCGGGGGTCGTGGATGTGGGCATGAGAGACTGTTGGGGTGAGATGGAGCGCCCCCAGTTGTCGCCCCCCGCGCGACCCCGTTACGCCTCCTCTGCCCGCAGTGTTTCCGCTAGCTCGGCTAGCCCGGCTTCCActacctcctcttcctctgaaGAAGACTGGAAGGGGGCGTCCCTTCATGGGAAGCGTCTCCCCACTGATGGTCAAGCGGGATCGGGCGGCTATGAGGAATATAAAGCTCCGATCCATAAGTCGGCGCGGCGGGATGCTATCGCAGCCCCTTGGGAGCTGCCCACCTCCTATGCCAAATACGCCCCACCCAATGCGGTGGCCCCGCCAAGCATGAGGTTCAACGGTGGGTCTCTCATGCCCCTGCACGGTGGACTTCCCCTTTACGGCTACGGGAGCTCTCCTGTGGCGCCGGGTCACTTTCTAAGCCACACGTACTGGCCCATCCTCCCCAACGGACGGGTTTCCGTCCAACCCCCTCCTCCGCTCATCATGGACTTGGACAACATGCTGCAGTCCGTGCCACCGAACAAGAGTGTGTTTGACGCACTCCTGCCACCCAGTCAAAACACGCACCACCAACCAGCCAGTCATTACGCACTGCAGAATGGGTCGGCCCTAAACCGATACGCTCCGTATTAA